The genomic stretch AGCTCATTAGCTGTGCATGAAAATATGATAAGTCTTTCTATTACTCCAGATGGTTCTATAGGAGAAGCGCCTTCATTAGGGATGAATCCTATGACTGATTATGTAACCATACATAACAATGCAAAAATAGTTGAGGGGATCAATAATAATATTGTAATTGATAGACCTCGTGGGTCGAATTCAGTTGTTATTAGTGGTACGATCGGAAAACAATCATCGGTCTATACTGAAGATGTAGCAATAGATGACCCTGCACTTTTTGCAGGAAATGTTTGGAAGAAAGCTTTGAGTGCAGAAGGAATTGACTTAATAAAGAAAAAAGTAAAAGTAGAAAAAACAAAAATTACAACAGGTACTCCGATTCTTGTACATAATTCCCAGTCTCTGAGTGAATTGATTGTTCAGTTAAATAAGCAAAGTGATAACTTTTATGCGGAAATGCTATTGAAGGAATTAGGTGTAGTTGCTAAAAATGAAGGAAGCTTTAATGCAGGAGCAGACGTTATTGAGGAATTTCTTAAAAAAGCAGAAATCGATACAAACTATAGACAGGTCGATGGATCAGGATTATCACGTATGGATTTAATTTCACCAAAACAAATGGCACAGTTATTGAAATATGTGTCTCAACAAGAGTATAAGGAAGTATTTGAACAATCGCTACCAATTGCAGGTGTTGATGGAACGCTTAAATCACGAATGATCGGAACGAGTGCTGAAAAAAATGTGCATGCCAAAACTGGTTCTATGAGCGGCATCAATAGTTTATCTGGTTATGTAACGGATCAAAATGGCGATAAGCTTGCATTTTCAATATTGTTAAATGGTGTTCGTACGTCATCATCAGCTACGGCATTTCAGGATGCGGTTGCTGTTTTACTTAGTCAGTATCCTAATCAGACGGGTGATGGTGTTCAATCAATTGCTGATACATTTTTACTTTCTACACTAATCGACCCAATCTTGAATCAAGAAAATTTAAAAGGTGTAACGACAGGCATAGTTGTAGGTTCACTTGACCGAAAGAATGGAGAAGAAGTGCTTTATCAACGAGATGGTGATGATTTACTAACACCAGCTTCGAATATGAAGCTGTTGACGTCAGCTACTGCACTAAGAGAACTTGGCCCAGACTATACATTCAAAACGGAACTTTATTTAACAGCACCTCCAAATAAACATGGCAAAGTAGATGGGGATGTCATTATAAAAGGATATGGCGATCCAACACTGCAGTCTGATGATCCTACTGGCCAAAAGAACGGTACAAAAATTACAAGACTAGTTGAGGATTTAAAGAAAAAAGGAATTACTCAAATCAATGGAGATATGATTATTGATGAAAGTCAATATGACACACAGCGTCTAGGAACTGGATGGGCATGGGATGATGAACCATATGGATATAATGCCCCATTAAGTGCACTATCAATTAATAGGAGTTCAGTTCAAGTAAACTATCAACCTAGTGAAGTTGGGAAACCAGTAGCTTTTAATTTGGAACCTAAAACTGAGTATGTGCAAATAATAAATGAATCGAAAACAGTACAAGCTGATTCGAAAAATACATTTACGGTTGAAAAGGAGCGAGGTAAAAACATCATCCACTTAAAAGGAGACCTACCTTTAAGTGTACAACCTGGTAGTGAACAAATGGCTATAGAAGAGCCTTCTTTATATGCTGGTACAATAATGAAAGAAGAAATGGAAAAAGCAGGTATTAAATTTAGAAAGCGAGCAGAGGTAAAAAATGGTGTTGTGACAAATGGAGAAGTGAAAATATCACAATTATCCTCGCCACCGCTACGTGATATTCTTGGCTTTATGACTAAAGAGAGTGATAATTTCTATGCCGAAATGCTTCTTAAGCGACTTGGGGCGGAGAAAAAAGGGGAAGGAAGCTCTTCTGCAGGTGCGCAAGTTGTAAAAGATAGTTTACTAAAGTATGGTATTGATCCGACATATAGAATGGTAGATGGTTCTGGTTTAAGTAGATATGATATGCTTTCTGCACGTCAAATCGGAAATGTGCTTGTCGGTATGAGTAAAGAACCTTTTTTTGATGTATATGATCAATCTCTCCCGATTGCTGGAGTTGATGGCACATTAAAAAACCGAATGGTACAAACACTTGCTGAAAATAATTTGCATGCTAAAACTGGCACTCTTACGGGTGTAAGCGGACTGTCAGGCTATGTGACTACTAAAGATGGTGAACATCTGTATTTTGCGATATTGATGAATGGTTATACTTCTTCTTCAAGCATTCTTACTAATGCTCAAAATCAAATAGGAGCGGCATTAGCTGGAGTTTCATTTAAATAGATAAAAATTAAACTTTTATTAAGCGCAACAAAGCCGTCGATATGAAGACGGCTTTGCCTTTTTAAAATAGGATTCTTATATCAGGTGAAATGAGGCTTCTAATACAAATATCATTATTTAATGTAATTTATGTAATTTATTTAATAATATTTTAATATTGATTTCGCAAATAAAAAGTTGAGCTCAGTACCAAGTAGCACAGGGGAATTAACTTAAATAGAGGCTAAAGTAAATGCCTTTTTTTGCCGATAATTCCATAATTTTAGATATATTCCTGTAATAAACATGCCATGAACGTAAATGATTTATCATCTCCCTGTTCTTTTTTTCTGAAAAATCTATGTTACGATTAGGAAAATTAGCAAATGAAGGAACATGGAGGGTAAAAGAAATGCTTAAAAAATTAATGACGATCACAGCAGCTACTGTACTCTCAGTAACTGTAAGTGCTAATGTACAGGCTGCAACTATCACAGTAAAAAAAGGGGACACCCTTTGGGATCTATCACGCACGAATAATACATCAGTAGAAAATACAAAAATGTTAAACGGTTTAACTACAGACCTAATTCATCCTGGTGATGAACTAACAATTGCTCCAGAAAAACATTATCTAGTTGAAGAAGGTAATACATTATGGGATATTGCGAAAAACAATGATACAACAGTTTCACAAATTAAAGAATGGAACAATTTACATACTGATCTCATTCACCCAGGATTAAATCTATTAATCTTTGAAGGTGTAAAAAATAGTGCTCAATCTGAAGTGACTACTGCAACACAAACAGAAACTACTTCAGCTGAGCCGTCAGAAACAGTGTCTCCAAAGACTGCAGCAGCACCAACAAAGGAAGTAGCTGCACCAAAAGAAAGTATATCTACACCAAAAGAGGAAGTAGCTGCACCAAAAGAAAGTACATCTAAACCAAAAGAGGAAGTAGCTGCGCCAAAAGAAAGTGTATCTAAACCAAAAGTAAATGTAACTGCACCAAAAAAGGATGTATCTAAACCAAAAGCAACGAACAAAAAAGTAGTTACAGTGGAAGCTACTGCATATACAGCTTCTTGTAAAGGATGTTCCGGCGTTACAGCTACAGGAATTAACTTAAAGAAGAATCCAAACATGAAAGTAATTTCTGTAGATCCAAATCTTATCCCGCTTGGAAGTAAAGTGTATGTAGAAGGCTATGGTGAAGCAATCGCTGGTGATACTGGTGGAGCGATCAAAGGACATCGTATTGATGTGTTTGTAGCAAATAAACAAGATGCGATTAATTTTGGAAGAAAACAAGTTAAAGTAACAATATTAAACTAATAGACTATAACAAACACTGGAACTCCCAAATTAAGGGATTCCAGTGTTTTTGTTTTTTTATTAAAGTTGAATAGATTATATATGAGAGAATGATATTTTTTTGATTTAATCGTTACTACAATCCTTCACTTAGATTGTTAATCCTAATAATAATTTTCTATCAATAAATGAAAGTATACTGTGTTCAATCCACTATGAAATATGAATTTATAGATGGATTGGAGTCTAATTGGGTTCGTTTTTATTATCCTCTTTAATATATTTGTATAACAAATTCGCGAGTGTAGAGTTTCGTTATAGGCGAAAATATAGTTTTTTGATGATACGAAGTTGAAAATAATAGTTTACTAATGTATCATTATTAATAATCAGAATATTCACTTAAGAAAAGGGAGGATATTTATATGAATAAACAAATTCCTGAAATGTGGTGGACTCAACTTAGGTTACCAGCCATTTCTGCACCAATGTTTTTAGTTTCTGGACCTGAGTTAGTAGAGGCAGCTTGTTTAAATGGGGTAATTGGATCATTTCCAGCACCAAATGCACGACCGATTGAGGTTCTTGATCAATGGATGGGTCAATTAAATGATAATCTTGCCTTGGCGCGCGCAAATGAGCCTGAGCGTAAAATTGCTCCTTGGGCAATGAATATGGTCGTTCATAGCTCATATAGTAGATTACAAGAAGAAATTGAACTTTTGCAAAAGCATAAGCCAGAGCTTGTTATTACTTCATTAGGTTCTCCTAAAGTTGTAGTTGATATTGTACATAGTTATGGTGGCCTTGTGTTTTCTGATGTGAGTGATATTAAATTCGCCAAGAAAGCAGCAGAGGCTGGTGTTGATGGACTAATTCTAGTAGCATCAGGCGCAGGTGGTCATGCTGGAAATTTAAATGGATTTGCGTTTGTTGATAGTGTTCGTACGTTCTGGGATGGAATCATTGTGCTTGCAGGTGCGATTTCGACAGGTAAAAGTATTTTAGCTGCTCAAGCTGCAGGTGCTGATTTAGCGTATATGGGAACACGCTTCATTGTCGCGAAAGAAAGCTTAGCAAATGATGAATATCGTCAAATGTTAGTCGATGCAACACAAGATGATCTTATACTGACTGATGCATTTTCTGGCGTAAAAGCGAATATGTTAATTCCTAGCATTGTGAAGGCTGGACTTGACCCTGGGGAATTAAAGAAGAAAGATAAAGTCGATTTCGACGGGATGAAAAACGAATCAAGTGCCAAAGCTTGGAAAGAAATTTGGTCTGCTGGCCATGGTGTTGGGGCAATAACAAAAATTAGTTCAGTTGCCGATATTATTAATGAGCTAGAAGAAGAGTATAATGAGGCTGTTGAAAAGCTTAATAACAACTTTGAAAAATTAAAGACTACTGTTGTTAAATAAAGTAAAAATTGTAAGCGTTTTATATGCATATTGTGAATCTATTGTTTATTTATAATTTTAGGATTATAATTATTTTATAGCGATGGAATCATAGTATGAGAGATGTTATGACTCTATCAATTTAGTAAACAAAAAATTGGATTGGTCTGTTAGTACGATTTGCTAATAAACTATTCCACCATGAAGACATAAAGCCTAATCATTGGGTACGTGTTTTTTGTGGTGGATTTTTTTATACGTTAAAACGTAAAAATTGGCAGCAAGGGAATATTCGATGACGTTGCCAATTTGAAGAATTAAGTATAAGTGCAACTACGCCTCTGTCTACGCCGAAATACACGGCTTGCCAGTTGGTGAGTTTTCTTTATGGGAAAAAGGGGAGGAAAACTGTGGAAAATAACATGGTTACAATCACGATTAACGGGAAAGAAATAATTGCCGAGCAAGGTTCAACAATCTTACAAATCATCAATAAAAATGAAATGAGTCATCCGCAAATTT from Arthrobacter citreus encodes the following:
- the dacB gene encoding D-alanyl-D-alanine carboxypeptidase/D-alanyl-D-alanine-endopeptidase; translated protein: MRKMKRIGNKLLLSSVLAMQVFTLPAYATSTDTSTIVKTIPQIDRLVDQLSKNSNTVGMHAGIVVYNTRTGELLDEYDADKTFVPASNLKLFVTAAALDKLTPNHHFKTEVYTTGQINKKGVLHGNVIVKGYGDPSLSEEDMRNMAKEMSNKGIKSINGDILVDDSYFDDDRLGAGWMWDDESYGYSAQISSLAVHENMISLSITPDGSIGEAPSLGMNPMTDYVTIHNNAKIVEGINNNIVIDRPRGSNSVVISGTIGKQSSVYTEDVAIDDPALFAGNVWKKALSAEGIDLIKKKVKVEKTKITTGTPILVHNSQSLSELIVQLNKQSDNFYAEMLLKELGVVAKNEGSFNAGADVIEEFLKKAEIDTNYRQVDGSGLSRMDLISPKQMAQLLKYVSQQEYKEVFEQSLPIAGVDGTLKSRMIGTSAEKNVHAKTGSMSGINSLSGYVTDQNGDKLAFSILLNGVRTSSSATAFQDAVAVLLSQYPNQTGDGVQSIADTFLLSTLIDPILNQENLKGVTTGIVVGSLDRKNGEEVLYQRDGDDLLTPASNMKLLTSATALRELGPDYTFKTELYLTAPPNKHGKVDGDVIIKGYGDPTLQSDDPTGQKNGTKITRLVEDLKKKGITQINGDMIIDESQYDTQRLGTGWAWDDEPYGYNAPLSALSINRSSVQVNYQPSEVGKPVAFNLEPKTEYVQIINESKTVQADSKNTFTVEKERGKNIIHLKGDLPLSVQPGSEQMAIEEPSLYAGTIMKEEMEKAGIKFRKRAEVKNGVVTNGEVKISQLSSPPLRDILGFMTKESDNFYAEMLLKRLGAEKKGEGSSSAGAQVVKDSLLKYGIDPTYRMVDGSGLSRYDMLSARQIGNVLVGMSKEPFFDVYDQSLPIAGVDGTLKNRMVQTLAENNLHAKTGTLTGVSGLSGYVTTKDGEHLYFAILMNGYTSSSSILTNAQNQIGAALAGVSFK
- a CDS encoding LysM peptidoglycan-binding domain-containing protein: MLKKLMTITAATVLSVTVSANVQAATITVKKGDTLWDLSRTNNTSVENTKMLNGLTTDLIHPGDELTIAPEKHYLVEEGNTLWDIAKNNDTTVSQIKEWNNLHTDLIHPGLNLLIFEGVKNSAQSEVTTATQTETTSAEPSETVSPKTAAAPTKEVAAPKESISTPKEEVAAPKESTSKPKEEVAAPKESVSKPKVNVTAPKKDVSKPKATNKKVVTVEATAYTASCKGCSGVTATGINLKKNPNMKVISVDPNLIPLGSKVYVEGYGEAIAGDTGGAIKGHRIDVFVANKQDAINFGRKQVKVTILN
- a CDS encoding nitronate monooxygenase codes for the protein MNKQIPEMWWTQLRLPAISAPMFLVSGPELVEAACLNGVIGSFPAPNARPIEVLDQWMGQLNDNLALARANEPERKIAPWAMNMVVHSSYSRLQEEIELLQKHKPELVITSLGSPKVVVDIVHSYGGLVFSDVSDIKFAKKAAEAGVDGLILVASGAGGHAGNLNGFAFVDSVRTFWDGIIVLAGAISTGKSILAAQAAGADLAYMGTRFIVAKESLANDEYRQMLVDATQDDLILTDAFSGVKANMLIPSIVKAGLDPGELKKKDKVDFDGMKNESSAKAWKEIWSAGHGVGAITKISSVADIINELEEEYNEAVEKLNNNFEKLKTTVVK